From the Psychrobacillus sp. FSL K6-4046 genome, one window contains:
- the dnaA gene encoding chromosomal replication initiator protein DnaA produces MEHFEELWAKVLSEVEKKTSKPSFETWLKSTKMLSYKGDTVTIAAPNSFARDWLENHYVHLIAGILTELTGNELLISFVVPKGQDFDDFEIPKPKTPVTPDDQPDFSPGMLNSKNTFDTFVIGSGNRFAHAASLAVAEAPAKAYNPLFIYGGVGLGKTHLMHAIGHYVQEHNPNAKVVYLSSEKFTNEFINSIRDNKAVDFRNKYRNVDVLLIDDIQFLAGKESTQEEFFHTFNALHEESKQIVISSDRPPKEIPTLEDRLRSRFEWGLITDIAPPDLETRIAILRKKARADGLDISDEVMAYIANQIDSNIRELEGALIRVVAYSSLVNKDINIDLAAEALKDILPNARPRIITILDIQKVVGEHFHIRLEDFTAKKRTKSIAFPRQIAMFLSRELTDFSLPKIGEEFGGRDHTTVIHAHDKIATMLKTDMNLQDDIKQIKSILGR; encoded by the coding sequence TTGGAACACTTTGAAGAACTTTGGGCTAAGGTTCTCTCTGAAGTAGAAAAGAAAACATCGAAACCAAGCTTCGAAACCTGGTTAAAATCAACAAAGATGCTTTCTTATAAGGGAGACACTGTAACCATAGCTGCGCCCAATTCCTTTGCTAGGGATTGGCTTGAAAATCACTATGTTCATTTAATTGCTGGGATTCTTACAGAACTTACTGGCAATGAATTATTAATTTCTTTTGTAGTACCTAAGGGTCAGGACTTTGATGACTTTGAAATACCAAAGCCAAAAACACCGGTTACTCCAGATGATCAGCCAGACTTTTCTCCTGGAATGCTTAACTCAAAAAATACATTTGATACTTTTGTCATTGGTTCTGGTAACCGTTTTGCCCATGCTGCCTCTTTAGCTGTAGCAGAAGCACCTGCAAAAGCATATAATCCTCTTTTCATATACGGAGGAGTTGGATTAGGAAAAACCCACTTAATGCACGCGATTGGACACTATGTTCAAGAACACAATCCGAATGCAAAAGTGGTTTATTTATCTTCTGAAAAATTCACGAACGAATTTATTAATTCTATTCGCGACAACAAAGCAGTAGACTTCCGAAATAAGTATCGAAATGTAGATGTTCTCTTAATAGATGATATTCAGTTCCTTGCCGGAAAAGAATCAACTCAAGAAGAATTTTTTCATACTTTTAATGCTTTACATGAAGAATCTAAACAAATTGTTATCTCCAGTGACAGACCACCTAAGGAGATTCCCACGTTAGAGGATCGTTTACGCTCCCGTTTTGAATGGGGCTTGATAACAGATATAGCACCACCTGATTTAGAAACAAGAATTGCTATTTTACGTAAAAAAGCACGCGCAGACGGTTTGGATATTTCCGATGAAGTTATGGCCTATATCGCAAATCAAATTGACTCGAATATAAGAGAGCTGGAAGGTGCACTTATTCGCGTAGTGGCCTATTCCTCGCTTGTTAATAAAGATATTAATATAGACTTGGCTGCTGAAGCGTTAAAAGATATTCTGCCAAATGCACGTCCAAGAATTATTACGATCTTAGATATCCAAAAGGTTGTAGGAGAGCATTTTCATATAAGATTAGAAGATTTTACTGCGAAGAAGCGTACCAAATCTATCGCATTCCCTCGTCAGATAGCTATGTTTCTTTCCCGTGAGCTAACTGATTTCTCATTGCCTAAGATTGGTGAAGAGTTTGGTGGACGTGATCATACTACAGTAATTCATGCACACGATAAAATAGCTACGATGCTAAAAACAGATATGAACCTGCAGGATGATATAAAGCAAATAAAATCTATCCTCGGTAGATAA
- the dnaN gene encoding DNA polymerase III subunit beta: MKFEVMRDSLLNGLNDVMKAVSSKTTIPILTGLKLEVTKEGLYLTGSDSDITIQTFIPVEKNGEQIIKIVEPGSIVVQARMFSEIVRKLPTNDVEIEVTNQFHTHIRSGKSEFNLIGIDASEYPLLPQLEEDRQFYIPSDLLKSIIKETVFAVSTSESRPVLTGVNWQVIDGELHCVATDSHRLAKRKTALKDLPEEKYSVVIPGKSLNELNKILEETSSEVAIVMTQQQILFKTEDVLFYSRLLEGNYPDTSRLIPSEYKTTIVVNGKSLLQAIDRASLLAREERNNVVRFSTLDLNSLEVSSNSPEIGKVEEQILAETIEGEELKISFSAKYMMDALKAIDGQDVKILFAGTMRPFVLKSVHDDSILQLILPVRTY; encoded by the coding sequence ATGAAATTTGAAGTAATGAGAGATAGTCTATTAAATGGACTAAATGATGTAATGAAAGCAGTAAGTTCTAAAACAACAATTCCTATACTGACTGGATTAAAATTAGAAGTAACAAAAGAAGGTTTGTATTTGACTGGTAGTGATTCAGATATTACAATCCAAACATTTATACCAGTTGAAAAAAATGGAGAACAAATTATAAAGATCGTAGAACCAGGATCAATAGTTGTCCAAGCAAGAATGTTTAGTGAGATTGTTCGTAAATTACCTACTAACGATGTAGAAATTGAAGTTACAAACCAATTCCACACACATATCCGTTCAGGTAAATCAGAATTCAACTTAATAGGCATTGATGCTAGTGAATATCCTTTGTTACCTCAACTTGAAGAAGATCGACAATTCTACATTCCTTCTGACTTGTTGAAATCTATTATTAAAGAAACAGTATTTGCTGTTTCGACATCAGAAAGCAGACCAGTATTAACTGGAGTGAATTGGCAGGTTATTGATGGGGAACTCCACTGTGTAGCTACAGATAGCCATCGTCTAGCAAAAAGAAAAACAGCATTAAAAGATTTACCTGAAGAAAAATATAGCGTAGTAATTCCAGGAAAAAGCTTAAATGAATTAAATAAGATTCTAGAAGAAACTTCTTCCGAAGTAGCTATAGTTATGACTCAGCAGCAAATATTATTCAAAACCGAGGATGTATTATTTTACTCTAGATTGTTAGAAGGAAATTACCCTGACACATCTAGACTGATCCCAAGCGAATATAAAACAACTATTGTTGTTAACGGTAAATCTTTATTGCAAGCAATAGATCGTGCGTCCTTATTGGCACGAGAAGAAAGAAATAATGTAGTTCGTTTTTCAACTCTAGATTTAAATTCCTTAGAAGTTTCCTCCAACTCTCCTGAAATCGGAAAAGTAGAAGAACAAATTCTAGCGGAAACGATAGAAGGCGAAGAGCTTAAGATTTCTTTCAGTGCTAAATACATGATGGATGCACTAAAGGCGATTGATGGACAAGATGTAAAAATTCTTTTTGCAGGGACAATGAGACCGTTTGTTTTAAAATCTGTACATGACGATTCAATCTTGCAATTAATCCTTCCAGTAAGAACTTACTAA
- the yaaA gene encoding S4 domain-containing protein YaaA, translated as MEEIRFDSEFITLGQLLKMTDAISSGGMAKWFLSENPVYINGEADQRRGRKIRNKDVVNIPGVGKFLMIGPENGE; from the coding sequence GTGGAAGAGATTCGTTTTGATTCGGAATTTATTACCTTAGGTCAATTACTTAAGATGACAGACGCAATAAGTTCAGGTGGAATGGCTAAATGGTTTTTGAGCGAAAATCCCGTATATATAAACGGAGAAGCAGATCAACGAAGAGGTAGAAAAATAAGAAACAAAGATGTAGTGAATATTCCAGGAGTAGGAAAATTTCTAATGATTGGACCTGAGAACGGAGAGTAA
- the recF gene encoding DNA replication/repair protein RecF yields the protein MYIERLELKNFRNYDSIELDFSSKINVLIGENAQGKTNLMESLYVLSMAKSHRTSNDKELIRWEAEYGKIIGDIHKKYGRLPLELILSKKGKKAKVNHLEQNRLSDYIGQLNVVMFAPEDLFLVKGSPQVRRRFLDMEIGQISPRYLHDLLNFQKILKQRNHILKKHQGQSKLNDVMFDVYTEQYINAAVKVIQKRFQFMELLQKWAEPIHFGISRGLEKLTVAYDSTIGIKADYSESQMKTTLETKIFENQKRELDRGVTLYGPHRDDLKFFVNNYDVQTYGSQGQQRTTALSLKLAEIELIKQEVGEAPVLLLDDVLSELDDYRQSHLLTTIHGDVQTFVTTTSIEGIAHDTIKQAKMFHVEQGAVIK from the coding sequence ATGTATATTGAACGACTTGAGCTTAAAAACTTCCGTAATTACGATTCAATAGAATTGGATTTTTCCTCTAAAATAAATGTGTTGATTGGGGAAAATGCCCAAGGTAAAACTAACTTAATGGAATCCCTATATGTATTATCAATGGCGAAGTCTCATAGAACTTCTAATGATAAAGAATTGATACGCTGGGAAGCAGAGTATGGTAAAATAATAGGGGATATACACAAAAAATATGGACGACTCCCCTTGGAATTAATACTCTCCAAAAAAGGAAAAAAAGCAAAGGTGAATCACCTAGAACAAAATAGACTCAGTGACTACATAGGTCAGCTTAATGTTGTCATGTTTGCACCAGAGGATTTGTTTTTGGTTAAAGGTAGTCCTCAAGTCAGAAGACGTTTTCTAGATATGGAAATAGGACAAATATCTCCTAGGTATTTACATGATTTGCTTAACTTTCAAAAGATTTTAAAGCAAAGAAACCATATTTTAAAAAAACATCAAGGTCAATCTAAGTTAAATGATGTCATGTTTGACGTTTATACAGAACAATATATAAATGCTGCAGTAAAAGTAATTCAAAAAAGATTCCAATTTATGGAATTGCTTCAAAAGTGGGCAGAACCAATTCACTTTGGTATCTCACGAGGATTAGAAAAACTCACAGTTGCATATGACTCTACTATAGGTATTAAAGCAGACTATTCAGAAAGTCAGATGAAGACAACTTTAGAGACAAAAATATTTGAAAATCAAAAAAGAGAATTAGATCGCGGAGTCACTTTGTATGGTCCTCATCGTGATGACCTTAAATTTTTTGTCAATAACTATGATGTTCAAACTTATGGTTCGCAAGGACAACAAAGAACAACAGCCTTATCACTTAAATTAGCCGAAATCGAATTGATAAAACAGGAGGTAGGTGAAGCTCCTGTTTTATTGCTGGATGACGTTCTATCGGAATTAGATGACTATCGACAATCGCATCTATTAACGACTATTCACGGTGACGTTCAGACGTTTGTTACAACGACAAGTATTGAAGGAATAGCCCATGACACGATTAAACAGGCAAAGATGTTTCATGTGGAACAAGGGGCAGTTATAAAATAA
- the gyrB gene encoding DNA topoisomerase (ATP-hydrolyzing) subunit B, which translates to MEEKDLQPSYDADQIQVLEGLEAVRKRPGMYIGTTSSKGLHHLVWEIVDNSIDEALAGYCDHIIVTIEKDNWIRVEDNGRGIPVDNQEKMGKPAVEVIMTVLHAGGKFGGGGYKVSGGLHGVGASVVNALSEYTEVYVKRDGKIHTIKFERGAVASPLEVTGEALETGTTTRFKADSQIFTETTVYEYDILAHRVRELAYLNRGLTITIADEREGQEKSVKYLYEGGIKSYVEDLNKSKEPITEEAIFVEGEKDGISIEIAMQYNAGYSSNILSFANNINTYEGGTHESGFKTALTRVINDYARKNGLLKDSETNLSGDDVREGLTAIVSVKHPDPQFEGQTKTKLGNSEVSTITNSLFAEGFDRFLLENPQIARKIVDKGLMAARARVAAKKARELTRRKSALEVSSLPGKLADCSSRIPADSELYIVEGDSAGGSAKSGRDRHYQAILPLRGKILNVEKARLDRILGNAEIRTMITALGTGIGEEFILEKARYHKIIIMTDADVDGAHIRTLLLTFFFRFMRPLIEAGYVYAAQPPLYQVKQGKHVEYCYNDEQLKEILDRLPKTSKPNIQRYKGLGEMDATQLWETTMDPENRTLLQVNLDNAMEADEVFTQLMGEEVEPRRQFIEDNAVYVKNLDI; encoded by the coding sequence ATGGAAGAGAAAGATTTACAACCATCTTATGATGCTGATCAGATACAAGTATTAGAAGGTTTAGAAGCGGTAAGAAAACGTCCCGGAATGTACATAGGGACTACTAGCTCTAAAGGACTTCACCATCTTGTATGGGAAATCGTTGATAACAGTATTGATGAGGCGCTTGCTGGTTATTGCGATCATATTATTGTAACGATTGAAAAAGACAATTGGATTCGTGTGGAAGACAATGGCCGTGGTATACCAGTTGATAACCAAGAAAAAATGGGAAAACCTGCAGTTGAAGTTATAATGACTGTTCTTCATGCAGGTGGTAAATTTGGCGGCGGCGGATATAAAGTGTCCGGTGGGCTTCATGGTGTTGGTGCATCAGTAGTAAATGCCTTGTCAGAGTATACGGAAGTTTATGTTAAACGCGATGGAAAAATTCATACGATTAAGTTTGAACGAGGAGCTGTTGCTTCACCTTTAGAAGTAACGGGAGAAGCATTAGAAACAGGAACTACTACAAGATTTAAAGCAGACTCGCAAATTTTTACGGAAACAACTGTTTATGAGTATGATATCTTAGCGCACCGCGTAAGAGAATTAGCTTATTTAAACCGTGGTTTGACTATCACTATTGCAGATGAACGAGAAGGCCAAGAAAAATCAGTTAAATACCTTTACGAAGGCGGTATTAAATCTTACGTAGAGGATCTAAATAAATCAAAAGAGCCAATTACAGAAGAAGCTATTTTTGTAGAAGGTGAGAAAGACGGAATATCTATTGAAATTGCCATGCAATATAATGCTGGATATTCATCAAACATTTTATCTTTCGCAAATAATATTAATACGTATGAAGGCGGAACACATGAATCTGGCTTTAAAACTGCCCTTACTCGTGTAATTAACGATTATGCAAGAAAAAATGGTTTACTAAAAGATTCAGAAACAAACTTGTCTGGTGATGATGTACGAGAAGGTTTAACTGCTATTGTTTCAGTAAAACATCCCGATCCTCAATTTGAAGGACAAACCAAAACAAAACTCGGTAACTCCGAAGTAAGCACTATTACTAATAGTTTGTTTGCTGAAGGTTTTGACCGATTTTTATTAGAAAACCCTCAAATTGCTAGAAAAATTGTGGATAAAGGGCTGATGGCTGCCCGTGCACGTGTAGCTGCGAAAAAAGCACGAGAATTAACTCGTCGTAAGTCAGCTTTAGAGGTATCTAGCTTACCAGGGAAATTAGCAGATTGTTCTTCCCGTATTCCAGCAGATAGCGAATTGTATATAGTTGAGGGTGACTCAGCAGGTGGATCAGCGAAATCAGGACGAGATCGTCACTATCAAGCTATTCTTCCATTACGAGGAAAAATATTAAACGTGGAAAAAGCACGTTTAGATAGAATACTTGGAAATGCAGAGATTCGTACTATGATTACAGCTTTAGGTACTGGCATTGGGGAAGAGTTTATTTTAGAAAAAGCTCGTTATCATAAAATCATTATCATGACCGATGCGGACGTAGATGGAGCTCATATTCGTACATTATTACTTACCTTCTTCTTCCGATTTATGAGACCATTGATTGAAGCAGGTTATGTGTATGCAGCACAACCACCTTTATATCAAGTGAAACAAGGAAAACATGTAGAGTATTGCTATAATGATGAACAACTAAAAGAAATTTTAGATCGATTGCCTAAAACGTCTAAGCCAAACATTCAACGTTACAAAGGACTTGGAGAAATGGATGCAACTCAACTTTGGGAAACAACAATGGATCCAGAAAATCGTACATTGCTTCAAGTTAACTTGGATAATGCAATGGAGGCAGATGAAGTCTTCACACAGCTGATGGGTGAAGAGGTAGAGCCTCGTCGTCAGTTTATCGAAGACAATGCTGTATATGTGAAAAATTTAGATATTTAA
- the gyrA gene encoding DNA gyrase subunit A, translating to MSEIPNKGVRGINISTEMRTSFLDYAMSVIVSRALPDVRDGLKPVHRRILYGMQELGNTPDKPHKKSARIVGDVMGKYHPHGDSSIYDAMVRMAQDFSYRYMLVDGHGNFGSVDGDGAAAMRYTESRMSKIALELLRDINKNTIDYKDNYDGQEKEPVVLPSRYPNLLVNGASGIAVGMATNIPSHHLGEVIDGVLALTENPAITIEELMNIIPGPDFPTGGIILGRSGIRRAYETGKGSILIRAKVEIEQKPSGKEVIIVKEIPYQVNKARLIEKIAELVRDKKIDGITHLADESDRNGMRIVIEVRKDANSHVLLNNLYKQTALQSSFGINMLALVDNQPKVLNLKEMLYYYLEHQKVVIRRRTQFELNKAEDRAHILEGLRIALDHIDEIIKLIRSSQTGEIAKNGLMEQFNLSERQAQAILDMRLQRLTGLERDKIEDEYKALVQLIEELKFILANEYRVIEIIREEITEIKDRYADKRRTEIVAGGAEVFEDEDLIPVENSVLTLTNKGYIKRLPANTYKSQKRGGRGVQGMGTNEDDFVEHLLYTSTHDTILFFTNNGKVYRARGFEIPEYGRTAKGLPLVNLLGIEKNEHVTAMIPMASFEEDNYLIFTTKHGVTKRTPVSGFAHIRANGLIAISLREKDELIGVRLTNGKKEIIIGTRQGKLVRFEETDIRSMGRTAGGVRGIRLKDDDYVVGMEIIEPGQEILVVTENGYGKRTPESEYRLQTRGGMGVKTCQITDKNGPLCAVKAVDGSEDLMLITINGMLIRMDVNDISMTGRSTQGVRLMRLSGSELIATVAKVEKEEEEEVIDAEMEEAAVAPDEDSSSTEEIEEIEE from the coding sequence ATGTCAGAAATACCGAATAAAGGTGTCAGAGGGATCAATATTAGTACAGAAATGAGAACATCCTTTCTTGACTATGCGATGAGCGTTATTGTATCCCGTGCATTACCTGACGTACGAGACGGGTTAAAGCCCGTACATCGTCGAATTTTATATGGGATGCAAGAACTAGGAAATACACCAGATAAGCCTCATAAAAAATCTGCTCGTATCGTAGGAGACGTAATGGGGAAATACCATCCACATGGTGACTCCTCCATTTATGATGCAATGGTTCGTATGGCGCAGGATTTTAGCTATCGTTACATGCTGGTAGACGGTCATGGAAACTTTGGATCTGTCGATGGAGACGGAGCAGCAGCTATGCGATATACAGAATCACGTATGTCCAAAATTGCTTTAGAATTATTACGCGATATAAATAAAAATACGATTGATTATAAAGATAACTATGATGGTCAAGAAAAAGAGCCAGTTGTGTTACCAAGTAGATACCCAAATTTACTTGTAAATGGGGCTTCGGGAATTGCTGTAGGTATGGCAACTAACATTCCTTCCCACCATCTTGGGGAAGTAATAGACGGGGTTTTGGCTTTAACAGAAAACCCAGCTATCACTATTGAAGAATTAATGAATATTATTCCTGGTCCTGATTTCCCAACAGGCGGTATCATATTGGGCCGAAGCGGGATCCGTCGTGCTTATGAGACTGGGAAGGGCTCTATCCTCATCCGTGCGAAGGTCGAGATTGAACAAAAGCCTAGCGGGAAAGAAGTAATTATCGTTAAAGAAATTCCATATCAAGTAAATAAAGCTCGTCTAATTGAAAAAATAGCAGAGCTTGTACGTGATAAGAAAATTGATGGAATTACTCATTTGGCTGATGAATCAGATCGAAATGGAATGCGTATTGTTATTGAAGTTCGTAAGGATGCAAATTCTCACGTGCTCCTCAATAACTTATACAAACAAACCGCACTACAATCGAGCTTTGGTATTAATATGTTAGCGTTGGTGGACAACCAGCCTAAAGTGTTGAACCTAAAAGAAATGCTTTACTATTATCTAGAACATCAAAAAGTAGTAATCCGTCGTCGTACGCAGTTTGAATTGAACAAGGCTGAAGACCGCGCGCATATTCTAGAAGGTTTACGAATTGCATTAGATCATATTGATGAAATTATTAAGCTAATTCGTTCTTCTCAAACAGGAGAAATAGCAAAAAATGGCTTAATGGAGCAGTTCAATTTATCAGAACGACAAGCGCAAGCAATTCTGGATATGCGTTTACAACGCTTAACTGGATTAGAGCGCGATAAAATTGAAGATGAATATAAGGCATTAGTACAATTAATAGAGGAACTAAAATTCATCTTAGCTAATGAATATCGAGTAATTGAAATCATCCGGGAAGAAATCACGGAGATTAAAGATCGCTATGCAGATAAACGCCGTACGGAGATTGTTGCAGGAGGAGCAGAGGTCTTTGAAGATGAAGACTTAATACCTGTAGAAAATTCTGTGCTTACTTTAACAAATAAAGGGTATATTAAACGTTTACCTGCAAATACGTATAAGAGTCAAAAACGTGGTGGTCGTGGGGTACAAGGAATGGGAACTAATGAAGATGATTTCGTTGAGCATTTATTGTATACATCCACCCATGATACGATTCTATTCTTTACGAATAATGGTAAGGTATACCGTGCAAGAGGATTTGAAATTCCAGAGTATGGTCGAACAGCAAAAGGCCTGCCACTGGTTAATCTTCTAGGCATTGAGAAAAATGAGCATGTAACTGCGATGATCCCAATGGCTTCATTTGAAGAAGATAATTACTTAATCTTTACGACTAAGCATGGTGTAACAAAAAGAACACCAGTATCAGGTTTTGCACATATCCGTGCTAACGGTTTAATAGCTATCTCTTTACGTGAAAAGGATGAACTAATAGGAGTTCGTTTAACCAACGGTAAAAAAGAGATTATCATAGGTACACGCCAAGGTAAGCTAGTAAGATTCGAAGAAACAGATATACGTTCTATGGGCCGGACTGCTGGAGGAGTAAGAGGAATCCGTTTGAAGGATGACGATTACGTAGTAGGAATGGAAATTATAGAACCTGGACAAGAGATACTAGTGGTTACGGAGAATGGTTACGGTAAACGTACACCAGAATCTGAGTATAGATTGCAAACTAGAGGTGGTATGGGTGTGAAAACATGCCAAATCACTGATAAGAATGGACCTTTATGTGCCGTGAAGGCAGTAGATGGTTCTGAAGACTTGATGCTAATCACAATTAATGGCATGTTGATCCGTATGGATGTAAACGATATTTCTATGACAGGACGAAGTACTCAAGGTGTTCGTCTAATGAGATTATCTGGCAGCGAGTTAATTGCTACCGTAGCAAAAGTTGAAAAAGAAGAGGAAGAAGAAGTAATAGATGCTGAAATGGAAGAAGCAGCTGTTGCTCCTGATGAAGATTCATCCTCAACAGAAGAAATAGAAGAAATAGAAGAATAA
- a CDS encoding HD-GYP domain-containing protein produces MEYILQNLEEVRIGSIIAEDLFVNTKSPVVRKDTKVSREHIEVLRAFNIIKVPISVENIFNRSEEEILELNNKKQVDEQKNSNSLSNKTNFNTLYNQAVNNFFKEFTAWETGVKVDVAKLRNIVMPLVDRAMQEKHIFSLLNSFSSMDKYVAHHSIAVGILSGAIAKKLRYEPGLINQIATAGLLADAGMAKVNYKIRDKKTPLTENEFSEIKKHTIFSFQAIKDSPLLKPEMKLAIFQHHERLDGSGYPKGERMNNISLFSQIIAVADVYHAMTSERIYRAKASSFKVLEMIKEEEFGKYNIEVVNALISLVCDLPISTKVRLSDGELAEIIFIHRDSPMRPMIRLLETGHIIDLAGKRSLHIESVIN; encoded by the coding sequence ATGGAATATATCTTACAAAATCTAGAAGAGGTTAGAATTGGTAGTATAATAGCCGAAGATCTGTTTGTGAATACAAAGTCCCCAGTCGTGCGTAAAGATACAAAAGTCTCTAGGGAACATATTGAGGTACTAAGAGCATTTAACATTATTAAAGTACCCATCTCTGTTGAAAATATCTTTAATAGGTCAGAAGAAGAAATTCTCGAGTTAAACAATAAAAAACAAGTAGATGAGCAGAAAAATAGTAACTCCTTATCGAATAAAACAAACTTTAATACCTTATATAACCAAGCGGTAAATAACTTCTTTAAAGAGTTTACAGCATGGGAAACAGGAGTAAAGGTGGATGTAGCAAAACTAAGAAATATTGTTATGCCTTTAGTAGATCGTGCGATGCAGGAGAAACATATATTTTCTCTTTTAAATAGTTTTTCTTCTATGGATAAATATGTAGCTCACCATTCTATAGCAGTAGGCATATTATCGGGAGCTATTGCTAAAAAGCTTCGTTACGAGCCGGGTCTCATCAACCAAATAGCGACTGCAGGCTTATTAGCTGACGCTGGAATGGCTAAGGTAAACTATAAGATTAGAGATAAAAAGACGCCACTTACGGAAAATGAGTTTTCCGAAATCAAAAAACATACCATTTTTAGCTTCCAAGCTATTAAAGATAGTCCTTTATTGAAGCCGGAGATGAAACTAGCAATCTTTCAGCACCACGAAAGATTAGATGGAAGTGGTTATCCTAAAGGAGAAAGAATGAACAATATATCTCTATTCTCTCAGATTATAGCTGTGGCTGATGTTTATCATGCAATGACATCAGAACGTATATATCGGGCTAAAGCTTCCTCTTTTAAAGTGTTAGAGATGATTAAAGAAGAAGAGTTTGGTAAGTATAATATAGAAGTAGTCAATGCTCTCATCTCCCTTGTCTGTGATTTACCTATTTCCACAAAGGTGAGATTGTCAGATGGAGAACTGGCAGAGATTATCTTTATTCATAGAGATTCTCCAATGAGACCTATGATCCGTCTCCTGGAAACCGGCCATATAATTGATTTGGCAGGAAAGAGATCCTTGCATATTGAAAGTGTAATCAATTGA
- the guaB gene encoding IMP dehydrogenase, with protein sequence MWESKFQKEGLTFDDVLLVPAQSEVLPKDINLSVHLTSKIKLNIPVISAGMDTVTEAKMAIAMARQGGLGIIHKNMSIEEQAEQVETVKRSENGVITDPFYLTPTHQVYDAEHLMGKYRISGVPIVNNEEELKLVGIITNRDLRFIQDYSLPINEVMTKEQLVTAAVGTTLEQAEKILQQYKIEKLPIVDDNGILKGLITIKDIEKVIEFPNAAKDQHGRLLVGAAVGVTSDTMIRVQKLVAAQVDVIVIDTAHGHSKGVIDVVKEIRATYPDLDIIAGNVATGAATKALYEAGADVVKVGIGPGSICTTRVVAGVGVPQITAIYDCASEARKAGKTIIADGGIKFSGDIVKALAAGGHVVMLGSLLAGTTESPGETEIFQGRRFKVYRGMGSIAAMEKGSKDRYFQEDAKKLVPEGIEGRLPYKGPLSDTIHQLLGGVRAGMGYCGTGTLEDLRENAQFIRMTGAGLRESHPHDVQITKEAPNYSIS encoded by the coding sequence ATGTGGGAATCGAAATTTCAAAAAGAAGGTTTAACATTCGACGATGTTTTATTAGTTCCAGCTCAATCAGAAGTTTTACCAAAGGATATTAATTTATCAGTACACTTAACATCAAAAATCAAATTAAATATTCCGGTGATCAGTGCTGGTATGGATACTGTTACAGAGGCGAAAATGGCTATTGCTATGGCACGCCAAGGTGGATTAGGAATTATTCATAAAAACATGAGCATTGAGGAACAAGCAGAACAAGTGGAAACAGTTAAACGTTCAGAGAATGGCGTTATCACAGATCCTTTTTATCTAACACCGACTCATCAAGTTTATGATGCAGAGCATTTAATGGGGAAATACCGCATCTCTGGCGTTCCTATAGTAAATAATGAAGAAGAACTAAAGCTAGTCGGAATAATTACGAATCGTGACCTACGATTCATTCAAGACTATTCTTTACCAATTAATGAAGTGATGACTAAAGAACAGTTAGTGACTGCTGCAGTTGGTACTACATTAGAACAAGCTGAAAAAATTCTTCAACAATACAAAATAGAAAAATTACCAATTGTAGATGATAACGGAATCTTAAAAGGTTTAATTACTATTAAAGATATTGAAAAAGTAATTGAGTTTCCTAACGCTGCTAAGGATCAACACGGCCGTTTGTTAGTTGGAGCTGCAGTAGGTGTTACAAGTGATACAATGATTCGCGTGCAAAAGTTAGTAGCTGCACAGGTAGATGTAATTGTTATCGATACAGCTCATGGGCATTCTAAGGGCGTAATAGATGTAGTGAAGGAAATAAGAGCAACCTATCCAGATTTAGATATTATTGCTGGAAATGTCGCAACTGGTGCTGCTACTAAGGCTTTATACGAAGCTGGAGCAGATGTAGTGAAAGTTGGTATCGGTCCAGGATCTATTTGTACTACTCGTGTAGTAGCAGGTGTTGGTGTACCACAAATTACTGCTATTTATGATTGTGCTTCTGAAGCTCGCAAGGCAGGTAAAACGATTATTGCTGATGGTGGTATTAAATTCTCTGGCGATATTGTAAAGGCTTTGGCTGCCGGAGGACATGTAGTTATGTTAGGTAGTCTACTGGCTGGAACTACCGAAAGCCCAGGAGAAACTGAAATCTTCCAAGGAAGACGTTTTAAAGTATACCGAGGAATGGGTTCTATTGCTGCTATGGAAAAAGGATCTAAGGATCGCTATTTCCAAGAGGATGCAAAGAAATTAGTTCCAGAAGGTATTGAAGGACGTCTACCATACAAAGGTCCACTTTCTGATACAATTCATCAGCTTCTTGGTGGAGTTCGAGCAGGTATGGGGTATTGTGGTACAGGCACTTTAGAAGACCTACGAGAAAATGCACAATTTATTCGCATGACTGGTGCCGGTCTACGAGAAAGTCACCCACATGATGTACAAATAACAAAAGAAGCACCAAACTACTCTATCTCTTAA